TCTAAAACTACCAGGGTAATAAGATGTTACATTCACTGAGTGATTATCATGAACTTGCCACTGGCTAGGAGGTTCAAATGCAGGCAGCCTGGTTCCAGAGACACCACACAGGCTGCTTCTCCTTTTACCACTAGGAAGACGAAGAGATCTCGCTCTCACCATCCCCCTGGATGCAAGGGGAAAGACTCCCTGGCACCCCCTGGGGTCCTGGAGAAGCTGGGGCACCCTGCATGGATAAGCATGTAGCCCTCACTAGCAAGCGGCTTTGTCTTTGTCACCATTCCTCAAGCTTCTTTGGAGAGGCAGTGCcctagagtggttaagagcatagacTTCGGTACcagactgcctggattcaaatctagCCCTTTCacctattagctgtgtgaccctgagcaaagTTAATGAACCTCTCAGTGCTCAAATTCCTCATCCAGAAAATGGAGACACTGAAAATAGTCCCTTCCTCAGGGACTGCTGTGATGATTAAATCATACATGCAGAGGGCTTAGAATAGTGTCAGGCACGTAGGAAATACTAGATAAACTGTGCTAGTTATTCATTATTTATTCCTACTTATAcctgtggtggcctgtgtgttgctatgatgctgaaagctatgatactggtattacaaataccagtagggtcacccacggtggacaggtttcagtggagctaccaCACTAAGAcaggcaaggaaaaaaagtctGGTAATCTtcttaaaattagccaatgaaaaccttatggatcgcaacagaataCTGCCTGATATAGTTCTcccagatgagcccctcaggttggaaggcacccaaaatacaactggggaagagacgCTGTCTCAAAGTCGAGCCAACTTTAATGATGGGGACAGAGtgaagctttctggaccttcatctGCTTATGCAgcacaactcaaaacgagaagcAGCAGCTATAAATACCCGTGAATGATCGGAAGGGCCtggtaaagctgagggtcagCCCAAAAGAGGGGGACCCTCGACAAGGTGGAgtggtgcagtggctgcaacagtgagctcagacatagcaacgatggggagggtggggcagggctgggcgatgtttctttctgtggcacACAAGGCCACTaggagttggagccgactctatggcacctaacaacaaaaacaacaacaacaacgggacACTCAGTCAGAACAGCCTGCAAACCACTGCCCTGGTGGAAAGTGCACACATTGCAGAGTGCACCCAGGCTTGGGCTCTAATCTTAACTCCGTGCCTTGCAAGCCGTGTGGCCACAGGGAAGTTTGACTCAATtgctctgaatctcagtttcttcgGGTATGAAACTGGGACGGTGGTACCTGCCCCGGGTTGCTGTAAAGCCAGGTTGTAGCCCGGCCCACAGCTGGCGCTTCGCAGATTTCTGCTGTCTCTTCTCTTTGCTTGCCTTGCCAGTAAGGGGGTTCTTCTCAGCCCGGATCACGTTGCTTATCATGTTACAGAATTGCACCCCATTCGGAAGCTCGTTTGGCCTGGAGCTGTTAAATTCAGGATACTGGTACAGCTCCACTAGCAGATTTTTATCTGCTGTTTTCTaagggaagcaaagaagaagaatctgaAAATGGGCTCCATCATTTTGACCGTTTCAAACGATAAGGTATCTTCCCCTTTTTATTAGGGAGACAATTTAACAATCttaaaaggttgccagttcaaattcacccagaagctccacaggagaaaggcctggcaatttgctcctgtggaagattaaaccaaaccacaTCCATTGCtggcgagtcaattctgactcacaacgactctacagaacagagtagaactgccccacagggtttccaccgagcagctttactctgtcacatggggtcgctatgagtcagaattgactcgacagcacctgacaacaacagaacGTTTAGAACATAAGAGGACGATCATGGCCCCAGCACTTGACCAAACACCTGATTCTATTACAAACTTGTAGAGTGAAACCCacgagagctggaacttgacgagactgccttgtttttctgggtcttgaaaATTTTccgtctttgacagggtgcagtcttatcactttccTAGCACTCTCtaacagtggaaaatatttgagttttccttctccaacAGAGTTCATAGAt
The DNA window shown above is from Elephas maximus indicus isolate mEleMax1 chromosome 4, mEleMax1 primary haplotype, whole genome shotgun sequence and carries:
- the LOC126076490 gene encoding protein FAM227A-like — its product is MYSEQTLRLLTSYFLLRSSADKIVKSQIKLPRGGSENKIAKSFIGKRKTADKNLLVELYQYPEFNSSRPNELPNGVQFCNMISNVIRAEKNPLTGKASKEKRQQKSAKRQLWAGLQPGFTATRGRYHRPSFIPEETEIQSN